The sequence below is a genomic window from Bradyrhizobium septentrionale.
TCGACCGGCGCAACGGGCTCGACAGGAGCGACGGGTGCCACTGGCTCCACCGGTGCAACGGGTGCGACCGGCGCCACGGGAGCGACGGGCGCTACCGGCGCAACGGGCTCGACCGGCGCAACCGGGTCGACGGGCGCGACCGGAGCCACCGGCGCCACGGGCTCGACCGGCGCCACCGGTGCAACGGGCTCGACCGGCGCCACGGGTGCAACGGGCGCTACCGGCGCAACCGGGTCCACAGGCGCAACCGGTGCAACGGGTGCGACTGGCGCGACCGGCGCCACGGGTGATACCGGCGCAACCGGTTCGACCGGTGCTACTGGCGCGACGGGTGCCACTGGCGCAACGGGCTCGACCGGCGCCACCGGTGCAACGGGCGCTACCGGTGCAACCGGCTCGACCGGCGCAACCGGTTCAACGGGTGCGACTGGCGCCACGGGTGCAACGGGTGATACCGGCGCAACCGGTTCGACCGGTGCTACTGGCACGACGGGTGCCACTGGCGCAACGGGCTCGACCGGTGCCACCGGTTCAACGGGCGCGACCGGAGCCACCGGCGCCACGGGTGCGACCGGCGCAACAGGTGCAACCGGGTCCACAGGCGCAACCGGCTCGACGGGAGCGACCGGCGCCACGGGTGCAACAGGTGATACCGGCGCGACCGGTTCGACGGGTGCTACTGGCGCGACGGGTGCCACTGGCGCAACGGGCTCGACCGGCGCCACGGGTGCAACGGGCGCTACCGGCGCAACCGGGTCCACAGGCGCAACCGGTGCAACGGGTGCGACTGGCGCGACGGGAGCCACAGGTGCAACGGGTGATACCGGCGCAACCGGTGCTACTGGCGCGACGGGTGCCACTGGCGTAACGGGCTCGACCGGCGCCACCGGTGCAACGGGCGCTACCGGTGCAACCGGCTCGACCGGCACAACCGGTTCAACGGGTGCGACTGGCGCCACGGGTGCAACGGGTGATACCGGCGCAACCGGTTCGACCGGTGCTACTGGCACGACGGGTGCCACTGGCGCAACGGGCTCGACCGGTGCAACGGGCGCTACCGGTGCAACCGGCTCGACCGGCGCAACCGGTTCAACGGGCGCGACCGGAGCCACCGGCGCCACGGGTGCGACGGGCGATACCGGCGCAACCGGTTCGACCGGTGCTACTGGCGCGACGGGTGCCACTGGTGCGACGGGCTCGACCGGTGCAACGGGCGCTACCGGTGCAACCGGCGCAACCGGTTCAACGGGCGCGACCGGAGCCACCGGCGCCACGGGTGCGACGGGCGATACCGGCGCGACCGGTTCGACGGGTGCTACTGGCGCAACGGGTGCCACTGGCGCAACGGGCTCGACCGGCGCCACGGGTGCAACGGGTGCTACCGGCGCAACCGGGTCCACAGGTGCAACGGGTGCGACCGGTTCAACGGGCGCGACCGGAGCCACCGGCGCCACGGGTGCGACTGGCTCGACCGGTGCCACCGGTTCGACGGGAGCTACCGGCGCGACAGGTGCAACTGGCCCGACCGGAGCGACCGGCGCCACGGGTGCGACCGGCGATACCGGCGCGACAGGAGCCACCGGTTCGACGGGTGCGACCGGCGCAACAGGTGCAACCGGCTCGACAGGCGCAACCGGTGCAACGGGTGCGACCGGTTCGACGGGCGCGACTGGCGCGACGGGTGCGACCGGGGCCACCGGTTCGACGGGAGCCACCGGCGCGACAGGTGCAACTGGCGCGACAGGCGCCACCGGCGGCTCAACTGGACCAACCGGCGCCACCGGTGGGCGACACGGCAACAATGGCCTCGGCAATGGCCCGGACGGGGGCGAGACTGGAGCACCTGGCACCGATCCGAGCAACCCGGGTCACGACAAGTCAGCCAAGGTGAGCATCACCAAGGCCGACGTCGCCACCGGGGCCAGTGGGCAGATGACCTTTATCAGCGGCACACCGGGCGACGTTGCCCAGGAACCAAAGGTGAAGCCCACTCTCGCTACCCTTGGTGGGCCTCACGATCTGCAGCCGAGTGACTTCTCGGCGGCGGGCGCGACTGCAACTGGCCCGACGGGCGCGGGCAGCCAAACGCCCGATCCAGAGTCGAAGGCCAAAGGCGGACTGTCTCTCGACGATCCGCATGGGCAAAAGACGGTGGAGAGCGTGTTCAAGCCGCACGGCTAGTCGACACGCGCGACCATGGGAGGAGTGCGACCCGGTTTGCACTTCTCCGCTAATCAGATCGCGCAGGCAGGCGAGGGCGTCCTGCGTGATCAAGGCGACGAAGCTCATGCGGCCGCTGCTGCCGTTTCGTACGCATACGACGAAGGCCGCCTGATTGACGCATGCGCGTGGGCGTGGCGATCTGTAAGATAGCGTTGGGTGAAGGTCAGGCGGCCTGCTGATCGGTGGGGTTGTTGGCTTGCCGCAGGAGCTTCCATTCCCAGGGCAGCAGTTCGCGCAGACGCGAAGTGGGAAGATCGGCGATCCGGGCGAGGACGTCGGCGAGCCAGGCTTTGGGATCGACGTTGTTCAGGCGGCAGGTCGTGATCATCGTCAGCATGATGGCAGCGCGGTCGGCGCCGCGCAGGCTGCCGGCGAAGGTCCAGTTGCGCCTGCCCAACGCGATGCCGCGCAACGCTCTTTCAGCGGCATTATTGCTGAGGCAGATCCTGCCATCATCGAGGAAGCGGGAGAAGTCGTCCCAGCGCCTGAGCATGTAGTTCATGGGCTTCAGGACCTCGGAGGAGCGCGACAGGGTTTCTCGCTCGCGGAGCAGCCAGTCGTGCAAGCCATCGAGAAGCGGCTTGCTTCTCTCCTGGCGTACGGCACGCCGCTCGTCGGCATTGCGGTCGTTGATGGCGCGCTCGATCTCGAACAGAGCGTCAAGACGCCTGACCGCCTCCAGCGCGATCGGGGAGACCGGTTTGCCCTTGCGGCCTTCCCTGGCCGTTTTCTCGATGTCGGCCAGCTCGAAGAATCCCCGCCGCGCATGGGCCAGGCAAAATGCGGGCGTGATCGGCATCGCTTTTCTTTTCGGATCGAACAACGGCTCGAAGCCGCTATAGCAATCCGCCTGCAAGATACCGGCGAAGGCGGCCAGATGCTTCTGGGGATGTTCGCCCCGTCGGTCGCTCGAGGCGTAATAGACCGCCGCCGGCGGCGCAGGCCCGGCGAACGGCTGGTCATCCCGCACATACGTCCAGATCCGCCCAGTCGTGCACTTGCCCTTCGCCAGGATGCGGATGGTGGTGTCGTCGCCATGTAGGCGCTCGGCCGCGAGCACATGGTGCTCGATCAGCTGGAACAGCGGCATAACGGCGAAGGTTCCGTGGCCGACCTGGTCGGCCAGCGTCGACAGCGGCAGATCGATCCTCTCGGCCTTAAAGCGCACGCTCTGACGGTTGAGCGGGATATGCATGCCGAACTTGTCGAACAGGATTGTCGCCAGCAGTTGCGGACCGATGAAGCCACGCGGTGTGGCATGGAACGGCGCGGGCGGCTGGCTGATCTTCTCACAATCGCGGCAGGTGAACTTTTCCCGCACCGTCTCGATCAGCTTGAACCGGCGCGGGATCTCCTCCAACGTCTCGGTCACATCCTCGCCCAGCTTCGCCAGGCGCGATCCGCCGCAGCAGGCGCAGCTCGTTGGCGCCTCAATGACGACCCGCTCGCGTTCGATGTCGTCCGGCCAAGGCTTGCGCACCGGCCGCTTGCGCGTGAAGGCCCGAACGTTCTGTACCTTTGCAGCCGCGGCACGCGCGGCGAGCTCATCCTCACTCGCCATGGTGATGAGTTCTTCGAGCTCCAATTCCAATTGCTCGATCAGCCGCGCCGTGCGCTCGGACCGCGGCCCGTACAGTTCGCGTTTGAGCTTCTCGATCCGCAGTTCGAGATGTGCGATCAACGCTTCGTTGTCCGACAGCTCCGCCCGCGCGCTGGCGGCATCCGCGACTGCGATATCGCGCTCAACTTGCAACGCCTTGCGCTCGGCCAGCAGCGCCATGTAGGCGCTCGCAAGATCCGCAGGAAGATCGTCTGGCTTCGAGCTCATGAAGCCATTGAATCAGATCGAGCAGCAGATTCAAACCCAAAACGGTTATCCGACCCGCGTCGGACGCTGGGTTTCTTGCGGGGTGCGCCAATCGATTCCGGACAACAGATAACTCAACTGCGCCGGCGAGATCGTTACCGTTTCACCGCCAACCGATGGCCAGATGAACCTTCCTCGCTCGAGTCTTTTGGTAAAAAGGCATGCTCCTTGGCCGTCGTGCCAGATCAGCTTCACAAGATCGCTGCGGCGACCGCGGAAGACAAACAAATGACCGCTGAGCGGGTCTTTGTGCAGCACCTCCTGCACTTGGAGCGCCAACGACGGAAAGCCTCGGCGCATGTCCGTGTAGCCTGTCGCGAGCCACACTCGCGCGCCCGTCGGAACCGGGATCATCGGCGGACCAAAGCATCGAGAACGCGACGTAGCGCATCTCCATCAACGTCGCCATCGACCCGGATGCGGTGCCCGCTACCAAGATCAATCTCGATGATGCCCTGGCTCTTGCGTCGACGCGCCGTTGGCGTCAACGGCGCTTCGGCCACCTCCCGCGGTAGCGCAGACGGCCCAATCTCGACCGGAACAAACGGCGCTATGCTCGCTTCGCCGTGCCTGCAAAGCTCCTTACGCCACCTGAACAGCTGGCTCACATGAAGCCCGGCCACGCGAGCCACCTCGGAAACATTGGCGCCGGGCTCGAGCGACGCTGCGACGAGCCGTTCCTTCTCATCCTGCGACCACCGGCGCCGCCGCTCGACCGTTGTGATCACCTCCGCCCTCGAAATCGTCATAGCGCTTCTCCTAGGATTACCCCTAGGACCTGCAGCGCTCGCGCCCATCAAACAAGGCGGCCCTTAGCGGAGGGATACGCCGTTTCCCGAATTGCTCGATCGGGCGAATGCCCCGCGCAAGGCGTTGGCAGTCTGGTCCAGGCAGGGACAATGTCCCTACTCGAGCGAAAAACGGGCAGGTCCAGAAGCTTCATTCGCAGCTGCTCGATGAAGAGCGCAGCAGGCAATCGGTCACGCCGGCCGACGCGGGCAAGCCGCCGCTGGCGGTTACGCAGTGGCGACAATCAGAGTTGCGGCCAAGCAATGTGTTGCGGCGCGCTGAGGGCGCTTAGCTAACACCGAGAAGGGTTCGTAGCCGAAGCGGTAGGTCGGTCGCAACTCGCAATTCCTGGCAGCTCGCCTGCCAGGCATCGAGATAATTCTCCAACGGGATGGTGCTGCGCCCTGGCCATCTGTTCAGCGCCCCAAGTGCTTCCATGGCGCTCGGAGCGCGTTCGTATTCAGTGAGTATCGAAAGAGAGGCCACTTGGGCGAAGGGACTGAGGCCCCGCCCAGCCTCTAGCTTGGCGCGATGCTGCCCGAACCACGCGCTGAAATCCTTCATGTTGCCCTGTTCGACGGCCAGCTTGCCGTAGCGCTCGACGATATTCTGCCGATAGACGGCGACTGCCGCACCGAAGCCGCTATCGCCCCGAAACGGCGGATCGCGTGACCAACTATCGGCCAGCAAGCCGAGGCCCCGCAGGGAGAACGCCTCGACCATCGCCTCCTCGAGCCACTGGCAAGGCCCACCCGGCTCAGCATTCGCTCGCCAGGAGTTTGCCGTGACGTGACCGAGTTCGTGGCCGAACTGATAGGCCAGCCTCGACCAATCGCGCTCGCCGATGTCGACAATGATCCAGGCAAGATCGGCTTCGTTGGAATGCAGCCAGATTGCAGGTGGGCCGCCGGACGCATGTTCGTCGACCCGCAGGCGCGCGGGTTGATCGTCCGAGACAAGGCGCACGGCGTCGAAACAGGCCTCGCGCATGCGTTCGAGCACATGCAGCGCCGCGGCGGGAACCATGTTACCCCAGTCACCAGCAAGCTCAAGTGAGACCGAACGGAGGATCGGCCGGTTATCCGCGATCGGCCGGATCCTGCGTGTTGCTGGGTTCAACCGTGAGCCGTGTTTCGAAATGCTCATACAACGCCCACCAAGCGTACCGGCGCGCCAAGTTATCGTTGAGACGTAACGAACCACGCCTCATTTCGATCCTAGAACGACTTGCTCTCCTTGGCCCGAATAGGAGGCTTATTTGCTGACAGTCGGCGCATGCGCCTTGTGAGTCATCCAGCGCGAATCCACGAAAACCATCGCGATTAGCCTCGGTCTCCGGAACGAGTCGGACCGAACGAACAAACCGTCTATCTGAAAGAACTGATTTCCGCGGACCGTGTGCCCACAATATTGCAGACACGACGTCCAGCTCCGTGGTTCGGAGAGCATTTGGTCGACCGAGAGAGGCGCATCGTGCTCAGGTCGCGGGCCGATAACTCAATCAGTGGATGCGATCCCTCTCTCGCGTTTTTCAGTGCAACCTTTACCTAACCGGACGAGTGTTGATCCAACGCGCTCAACAACTGGGTATTGGCGAACGGCCCATGAATACCACGGTTGTCGTGGATACCAGTCATGTAGCAAGATAATCGGATTAGGCTTTCGCGATCGGTAGAGAACGTTCATCGCACAGACACCCCGCGCCACACCGTCGATCAAAAAGATGTCAGCATCAAAGATCGTATCGTCGGGAGCAAAATAATCGTCGAGCCCGATCGGATTTTCTTCGCGAGTCTCACCGTAGCCGTGCTGCCAATATGCGCTCGGTTGGCAGAGATAATACTGCAGGCGTTGAGACAGCTGCGACGAAGCCTCCGCGATCGGCTTCACAATGGCATGCCAATCCAGGTTGTGCTCGATTGAAACCAAGCCTTGAGAACCACTCATTTCTTCAAGCCACCTGATGGTCGAGGCTCCCGACCCCCACTCGATCATTAGCGCATTCGCTGGAGCTGTTCGGATGGCGGAAACAATGTATTCGACCTCGTCTTGCTCCATTTGAATTTTGTGCTGCCGGCGAAATTCGTCTATCGCAGAGATGCTCATTGCTGCTCCCCCATGTGGCAATATTCAGAGTCAACCGTTGCAGGCTCGGTCACGATGCAAAAAAGTTGCAAAAGGTTCTCGCGTAGCGAGTATAACTACTCAATATCCGCTTCACTTAGCCTTGAAATCAGGTACTTCCATTCGTTTTTGCGAATCTCCCAGTCAAACGTCGCTTGACAGAAGTCTTGCTGCGCGACCGCCAAATCCGGACGGCCTTGCCAAGGGTTGGCAATCTCGTCCCGTAAAGCTCGGACAAATTCATGAGCGTGGACTGATGAGTTATCACTCCACGGATAGAGCCGCGCAAATCCTGCTGTGGTCTCCGGAAGCGCTCCGAGGTTGGGGACAATTACGCGACATCCCGCCGCCATGGCGTCAATAACCGCAAGGCAAGACGTCTCTTCGAAAATCGATGGGTACGCCAAAAAATGGATGCCTCTGAGCGCGCGCTTGAGGTCCTCATTTGGCAGAAGCCCGTGATAAGTGACGCCGGGCGTATCGGAAGCTCGTGAAATCAGATCGCTGTAATCATGGTCCTCCATTGCATACAGTTTCATGGAAGACCAAACGTGCAACTCGACATCAGGCGCATTCAGTTCGTCCCACGCGTCAAGCAAGATCGACAGGCCCCGGAAGGGGGTGCTTGTGTATGCGAACTTCAATGGCAAAGCGCGCTTCCATGCTCTGCGCTGCGGATCAATCGATGTTGCGTTCCTTAGAACGACGCACTTGTGCCGCGGGATGTCGAAAGCGGCTTTGTATCTTTCCAGTTGCCACTGCGAAACGAACACAAATGTCGCCACCCGGGAAACCAGTTCGGGATCTGAGCACCACTGAACCGCTTGTTGATCCGCATTGTGGTGCATCCAAAGGACGAGGGGCCTTCCTGTCAAGCTTCCGATATCGAAGCTGTTTATTCTGAGGTCAATTTTTTCGTTCATGGTTCCGAGGCGCCCCTGAAGCGCCTCAACCATGAGTTCTGTCCCGCCCAGAGGCCGGGTTGGTCTGAAGCTGGCGGCCGATTCTGCCGTCACGTTCCTGCGTGGTTGCGCGGCCGTCAGTATTGCCCGATGCTTGCTGATATATTCGCGTCCCATCGAGCCGAGTTGATCTCGGTAGAAACCCAGGTTTTTCGCGAGCCGCGGGTCGTTGGGCTTCGCGTTCAAAGCTGCTTCGCCGTGCTTGATGGCCTTATCAGGCAAGCCAAGATGGTGGTACGCCAAGGCTGTAAGATCATCAATGCGGAAGCCCCACGCGTCGGGGTCATCCAAATAGGATCCGGTCTTTCGGCAAATGTGCAAAGCCTGACTGCAACTCCAAAGCAGATTGGTCCACTCGGACTTCGAGTGGTAAAGCTCGCTCAGGTCGAGCCATAGTTCTCGCCTGTGTCGCGCGATTGCGAGTCCTTGCTGAAGCCAAGCTTCAGCCTTGTCCTTCTCGAGTTTCGCAAGGAAGCGCATCGCCTCGGACCGCTCTTCCTGCCAATGCCAGGGAAGCGACAAATAGCGATGAAAGAACTCAGCCGCTTCCGAGTGTCTTCCCACGTACATCAGTTCGCGCGCAAGCCAGAAGCACAGCTGAGCGTCGGCGGGATCTTCCCTGTGCGCCAGTTCCATTAGTGGCAGGTATTGGGCGCGGCTCTTCGTTTCATCCTGCTGTTGTACGATTAGAAGGTCGTGCGTCTCCGCCACCTTCTCGTCGGTGCCAGTATATTGAAGATCTTCGTGTACGGCGCGCCGCCAGCGATAACCTGTTCGGCTGTGAATTTTGCTCTTTCGAAAGATCTTGTGCTGTCCCGGCGCAGTGGTGCCCCTTGCGAAACTGTATGCAAGACGTGTGGTGTCATCGTTCCACGTCTCCAACAGTTTTTGGCGCCAGCCGCTGACGAGCATTTCGTCCATATTCAGTGCGATGCAGATATCGACGTCTTCGGGAATGAGAGCCAGGCAGGCGTTTCGTGCATCGTCAAATCGCCACGGCTTCACTGTGGTACGATGCACGATTGCGCCGGCGGCTTGGAGCAGCGCGACCGTGTCGTCCGTACTGCCGGCATCAGCGACGACGAGGAGGTCTGCGTCGGCAGCGGATTTGCACCAACGCTCGACGTGCGCCGCTTCGTTCAGCGCAATCGTGTAGACGGCAATCCTCTTGCGGGGGCGCGCAGCCAGCTTCTCTCTCGCGAACTGTTCGTTCGCTTCGATCCTTGCGCGGTCAGCCGCCGGCAGATGCGGGCCGGACGACAGAAGCTGCTGGCAGGCGGCTATGCTCTCCTTGTAGTGGCCGGACCAATATGCATTGACCGCCAGTTCGTCGAGCAATCCGTAGCGGTAGATCCAGTTCTCGACAAACAGACCTGAAGCGGGAAGCGGGATGTCGATCCCGCGTTGAGCAAGCCGATAGCCTTCCTCGAAGCGCTCAGCCAAGCGGCAGAATCCGCTTGCGCCATGTAATGCCTCGGCGCGGCTGGGCAGAAAATCGGCGGCGCGCTGGTAGGATTCGATGATTTCTTGCGCGGGAAACTTGAGTTGCTGCTTTAGTTTCGCGGCTTGATAGAGCGAGTAAAAGGCTTCCTCGGTCCAGAAGCCGAGCTCGGCGCGCTCCAGATAACGCGAAAGAGCCTTATGCTGTTCTCCGCAGTCTCGCCAGCTTTGCGCAAGGTAGAAAGTGTAACGAGAGCGCATGAAGGGGTCGGTTTCGGTTTGGAGCGCAGCCTCCAAGATCGCGGCATCTCTCCGGTAGGTGTTCGGGTCGCGGCGGCGTGCCCCATCGTGGTTGCGGCGCATGAAAATGGGGAGGTGGTCCGAGGAATTCGCCGCATCGCAGGTCAGGAACTCATGCAGCACGCCGCGATAGCACCAGGGAAGGGCGTTGCGTACGAGCTGCGTGCGTTGATACTGAATTGAACTGTCTTTGATATCAACGGAGTATGAATCGGCGGTCAGGTTCGGGAGCGCATTGTCGACCGGAACCTCAAACGCATCGTCTGCGTCTATGATGAGCGAATAGTCCGCCTTGTTGCGCGCGAGCAAGAGTGCTTCGCTGCGATTGTTTGCGAAGTCCTTCCAGGGCCGCTGATGCAACTCACCGGGCTTGCCGTGCGTTGCGAAGAAGCTGCGGATGATGTCCTGCGTTCCGTCGGTCGAGCCGGTGTCGCAGATCACCCAATAGTCGATAAGGGGAAGCACCGATCGAAGACAGCGCTCGATGACCGGCGCTTCGTTCTTGACGATCATGCTCAGACAAATGGTCTGCTTGGCCATTCTGATGCCAACGAATTAGGGAGTTGCAACGGAATTAGGACAGCGCTGCAAATTCGCCGTCTCGTTGTCGACGATCATGTTGGGGCAAAGCCGCTTGGCATCTGACACTGCGCGAACTCTATGATTTGTCGTTAATCTGCGCCAGAGCGCTGAAATATGCTGGTCCGATCGAGACGAACGAGCAATCTTCATCCGCCATCCCTCGATATTCTTTAGAGTAATCCAAATTTGCAAAATAAGGAGAGCAGAGCTCCTTTACGGTGAATCGGGCGCGTTGGCGAGGCCGCTCCGTATTCGATTGGAACTCGGCTACGCAGACATAAATTGAAAATCCCTTGCGAGGGCTTTTCTAATCTGCTTGTGGAACCTCTGGAAGGCTCGTCTTTCAAGGTATTCTCTAATTTCGATCGCTCTGCTGGCGGCTCCCCCGCAACAGGCCAGCAGGATGCAAAGCGAAAGGGCGACGAGACATCTCGCGCGCTTCGGCCAAGCCTTCCCGTCCCAGGCCTCCCCGCCCCAATCCGCAGTCCGGCGTCCGGTTGGCATGTCAATAACGGCGGGCCCGCTATAGTGATCCTGCCCGACCTCCCCGCCGTCTTCCCAGACCAGATCGCACAGGCGGAGGCGAGGGCGTCCTGCGTGATCAAGGCGACGGAGCTCGCACGGCCGCTGCTTCCGTTTCCCGAATTGCTCGATCGGGAGAATGCCCTGCGCAAGGCGTTGGCAGGGCAGGTTCAGGCAAGGACAATGTCCCTGCTCGAGCGAAACGTGCAGATCCAGAGTATCCGTCCGAGGGCGGCCGTCTTGCGAGTTTTTCCGATCTGTAGCTGACTGTCCTTATGGACGTACATAAGGACAGTGCGGTGCTGAGCCGCATGGATTTGGTGGAGACCGGTCGGCGGCGACGCTGGACGCGTGCGGAGAAGCTCAGAATCGTAGAGGAGAGCTTCTCGGGGCCACGACTGGTGTCGGCGACGGCTCGCCGGTATGGGATATCACGTCAGCTTCTGCTGAGCTGGCGCAAGGCTTGGACCTGTCATGATCCGGCCGAAGAGGATTCGATCGGCCCGACATTCGTCCCTGCGATAGTTGCGGCAAGTACGCCGCCAACGACGGAAGCTGTCGAGACAGGTCAGATCGAAATCGTGAGCCCTCAGGGGCTGCGCGTGGTCTTCGGCCCCGGTGCGGATATCGAGGCGGTCGTTCGAATTGCTCGGGGCCTGGCGCGCCGATGATCCCGATCCCGACGGGCGTGCGGGTGTGGCTGGCGACGGGCCATACCGACATGCGGTGCGGCTTTCCGAGCCTGGCTCTGCGCGTGCAGGAAGTGCTCAAGCGCGACGCCATGGGCGGCGGTCTTTTCTGCTTCCGGGGCAAACGCGGTGATCTATTGAAGGTCATTTGGCACGATGGCCAGGGCGCCTGCTTGTTCACCAAAAGACTCGAGAGAGGCAGGTTCATCTGGCCATCGGTTGCTGGTGAATCGGTAACGATCTCTCCGGCGCAGTTGAGCTATCTGTTGTCCGGGATCGATTGGCGCAACCCTCAAGAAACCCAGCGTCCGACGCGGGTCGGATAGTCGTTTTACGGTTTGAATCTGCGGCTCGATCTGATTCAATGGCTCCATGATATCGAAGCCGGATGATCTTCCATCGGACCTTGTCAGTGCCCTGGCGGCGCTGCAGGCCGAGCGTGAGGCGCGACAGAAAGCCGAGGCGAAGGCCGCCAACTGGCAGGCGCAAGCCGCGAAT
It includes:
- a CDS encoding glycosyltransferase → MAKQTICLSMIVKNEAPVIERCLRSVLPLIDYWVICDTGSTDGTQDIIRSFFATHGKPGELHQRPWKDFANNRSEALLLARNKADYSLIIDADDAFEVPVDNALPNLTADSYSVDIKDSSIQYQRTQLVRNALPWCYRGVLHEFLTCDAANSSDHLPIFMRRNHDGARRRDPNTYRRDAAILEAALQTETDPFMRSRYTFYLAQSWRDCGEQHKALSRYLERAELGFWTEEAFYSLYQAAKLKQQLKFPAQEIIESYQRAADFLPSRAEALHGASGFCRLAERFEEGYRLAQRGIDIPLPASGLFVENWIYRYGLLDELAVNAYWSGHYKESIAACQQLLSSGPHLPAADRARIEANEQFAREKLAARPRKRIAVYTIALNEAAHVERWCKSAADADLLVVADAGSTDDTVALLQAAGAIVHRTTVKPWRFDDARNACLALIPEDVDICIALNMDEMLVSGWRQKLLETWNDDTTRLAYSFARGTTAPGQHKIFRKSKIHSRTGYRWRRAVHEDLQYTGTDEKVAETHDLLIVQQQDETKSRAQYLPLMELAHREDPADAQLCFWLARELMYVGRHSEAAEFFHRYLSLPWHWQEERSEAMRFLAKLEKDKAEAWLQQGLAIARHRRELWLDLSELYHSKSEWTNLLWSCSQALHICRKTGSYLDDPDAWGFRIDDLTALAYHHLGLPDKAIKHGEAALNAKPNDPRLAKNLGFYRDQLGSMGREYISKHRAILTAAQPRRNVTAESAASFRPTRPLGGTELMVEALQGRLGTMNEKIDLRINSFDIGSLTGRPLVLWMHHNADQQAVQWCSDPELVSRVATFVFVSQWQLERYKAAFDIPRHKCVVLRNATSIDPQRRAWKRALPLKFAYTSTPFRGLSILLDAWDELNAPDVELHVWSSMKLYAMEDHDYSDLISRASDTPGVTYHGLLPNEDLKRALRGIHFLAYPSIFEETSCLAVIDAMAAGCRVIVPNLGALPETTAGFARLYPWSDNSSVHAHEFVRALRDEIANPWQGRPDLAVAQQDFCQATFDWEIRKNEWKYLISRLSEADIE
- the tnpB gene encoding IS66 family insertion sequence element accessory protein TnpB (TnpB, as the term is used for proteins encoded by IS66 family insertion elements, is considered an accessory protein, since TnpC, encoded by a neighboring gene, is a DDE family transposase.); the encoded protein is MIPVPTGARVWLATGYTDMRRGFPSLALQVQEVLHKDPLSGHLFVFRGRRSDLVKLIWHDGQGACLFTKRLERGRFIWPSVGGETVTISPAQLSYLLSGIDWRTPQETQRPTRVG
- the tnpA gene encoding IS66-like element accessory protein TnpA; translated protein: MDVHKDSAVLSRMDLVETGRRRRWTRAEKLRIVEESFSGPRLVSATARRYGISRQLLLSWRKAWTCHDPAEEDSIGPTFVPAIVAASTPPTTEAVETGQIEIVSPQGLRVVFGPGADIEAVVRIARGLARR
- the tnpC gene encoding IS66 family transposase, whose translation is MSSKPDDLPADLASAYMALLAERKALQVERDIAVADAASARAELSDNEALIAHLELRIEKLKRELYGPRSERTARLIEQLELELEELITMASEDELAARAAAAKVQNVRAFTRKRPVRKPWPDDIERERVVIEAPTSCACCGGSRLAKLGEDVTETLEEIPRRFKLIETVREKFTCRDCEKISQPPAPFHATPRGFIGPQLLATILFDKFGMHIPLNRQSVRFKAERIDLPLSTLADQVGHGTFAVMPLFQLIEHHVLAAERLHGDDTTIRILAKGKCTTGRIWTYVRDDQPFAGPAPPAAVYYASSDRRGEHPQKHLAAFAGILQADCYSGFEPLFDPKRKAMPITPAFCLAHARRGFFELADIEKTAREGRKGKPVSPIALEAVRRLDALFEIERAINDRNADERRAVRQERSKPLLDGLHDWLLRERETLSRSSEVLKPMNYMLRRWDDFSRFLDDGRICLSNNAAERALRGIALGRRNWTFAGSLRGADRAAIMLTMITTCRLNNVDPKAWLADVLARIADLPTSRLRELLPWEWKLLRQANNPTDQQAA
- the tnpA gene encoding IS66-like element accessory protein TnpA, with translation MTISRAEVITTVERRRRWSQDEKERLVAASLEPGANVSEVARVAGLHVSQLFRWRKELCRHGEASIAPFVPVEIGPSALPREVAEAPLTPTARRRKSQGIIEIDLGSGHRIRVDGDVDGDALRRVLDALVRR
- the tnpB gene encoding IS66 family insertion sequence element accessory protein TnpB (TnpB, as the term is used for proteins encoded by IS66 family insertion elements, is considered an accessory protein, since TnpC, encoded by a neighboring gene, is a DDE family transposase.), producing the protein MIPIPTGVRVWLATGHTDMRCGFPSLALRVQEVLKRDAMGGGLFCFRGKRGDLLKVIWHDGQGACLFTKRLERGRFIWPSVAGESVTISPAQLSYLLSGIDWRNPQETQRPTRVG